One genomic window of Polynucleobacter sp. HIN11 includes the following:
- a CDS encoding mannose-1-phosphate guanylyltransferase/mannose-6-phosphate isomerase, which produces MIRIVPNPNLSSKVIPVILCGGSGTRLWPLSRSGFPKQFLVLSSNEDQHSLFQQALSRAQKAIGSHAKPEPALIVTNEEHRFLVLDQLRELKDAKATLLLEPVARNTAPALTLAALCAQAQGDDPILLITPADQTIANQPAFEEAMHSALHIAQSGAIAILGVTPTGPETGYGYIKAKVNAQVNIQGAGDIGMTVERFVEKPDVATATQYLKEGSYYWNGGMFVLKASVWLAALQAFRPDILEASTQAWGGKTSDAHDGTVFIRPDKALFEAIPSESIDYAVIEQCPGSRFPIQMVPLDAGWNDLGAWDAVWQVGAADNAGNVTRGDTVLDQTTNSLVYSSTRLVSAVGVNDLVIVETADAVLVANRANSQEVKAIVSRLEKAGREEKNLHRKVNRPWGWYDSVDEGERFKVKRIQVKPGASLSLQMHHHRAEHWIVVKGIAEITNGDQVLTLHENQSTFIPQGQTHRLANPGTEPLEIIEVQSGSYLGEDDIVRFEDTYGRQ; this is translated from the coding sequence ATGATACGAATTGTGCCCAATCCTAATTTAAGCTCTAAAGTGATCCCTGTCATTCTTTGTGGCGGCTCGGGCACGCGTTTGTGGCCCTTATCGCGCTCGGGATTCCCGAAGCAATTTCTGGTTCTCTCAAGTAATGAAGACCAGCATAGTCTTTTTCAGCAAGCCCTAAGCCGTGCTCAAAAAGCCATTGGGTCGCATGCCAAACCAGAGCCAGCCTTAATAGTCACCAATGAAGAGCATCGGTTTTTAGTGCTCGATCAATTGCGTGAGTTAAAGGATGCAAAGGCAACGTTGCTACTCGAGCCGGTAGCACGTAACACTGCCCCGGCGCTTACGCTGGCAGCATTGTGTGCACAGGCGCAAGGCGATGATCCCATTTTGCTCATTACCCCAGCCGACCAAACGATTGCCAATCAACCCGCCTTTGAAGAGGCGATGCACTCCGCGCTCCACATTGCGCAATCCGGGGCAATCGCCATCCTGGGCGTGACCCCCACTGGCCCAGAGACTGGCTACGGGTACATCAAGGCCAAGGTCAATGCTCAGGTCAATATTCAGGGAGCGGGCGATATTGGCATGACCGTTGAGCGTTTTGTTGAAAAGCCCGATGTGGCAACTGCGACCCAGTATTTAAAGGAGGGTAGCTACTATTGGAATGGTGGGATGTTTGTACTCAAGGCCAGCGTATGGCTTGCAGCCCTCCAGGCATTTCGCCCGGATATCTTGGAAGCAAGCACTCAAGCATGGGGTGGTAAAACCAGCGACGCGCACGATGGCACCGTATTTATTCGTCCGGACAAGGCCCTGTTTGAAGCGATTCCGAGTGAGTCGATTGATTATGCGGTGATTGAGCAATGCCCGGGTAGTAGATTTCCCATTCAAATGGTGCCATTGGATGCAGGTTGGAATGACCTGGGTGCTTGGGATGCGGTCTGGCAAGTCGGCGCTGCAGATAATGCAGGGAATGTGACACGGGGCGATACCGTTTTGGATCAAACCACCAATAGCCTGGTGTATTCAAGCACGCGCTTAGTAAGCGCAGTGGGCGTGAACGACCTCGTGATTGTGGAGACTGCCGATGCGGTCTTAGTAGCGAATCGAGCCAATAGCCAAGAGGTCAAGGCGATTGTGAGTCGCTTAGAGAAAGCAGGGCGCGAAGAGAAAAACCTGCATCGCAAAGTTAATCGCCCCTGGGGTTGGTATGACAGTGTTGATGAGGGCGAGCGCTTTAAAGTCAAGCGCATTCAAGTTAAACCCGGAGCGAGTTTATCGCTGCAAATGCATCATCACCGCGCTGAGCATTGGATTGTGGTCAAAGGTATTGCTGAGATTACTAATGGTGATCAGGTGCTCACTTTGCATGAAAATCAGAGCACCTTTATCCCCCAAGGGCAAACCCATCGCTTAGCCAACCCCGGCACAGAGCCCTTGGAAATTATTGAGGTTCAATCCGGCTCTTACTTGGGTGAGGATGATATTGTGCGCTTTGAAGACACCTATGGGCGACAATAA
- the gmd gene encoding GDP-mannose 4,6-dehydratase produces the protein MSKNQAKVALITGITGQDGSYLAEFLLEKGYVVHGIKRRASLFNTERIDHLYEDPHVNHPHLILHYGDLTDTSNLVRIIQQTQPDEIYNLGAQSHVAVSFESPEYTADVDAIGALRMLEAIRILGLEKKTRFYQASTSELYGLVQEIPQKETTPFYPRSPYAVAKLYAYWITVNYREAYGMYACNGILFNHESKRRGETFVTRKVTRGLANIAQGLEKCLYMGNIDALRDWGHAKDYVRMQWLMLQQDKPEDFVIATGVQYTVREFIQKSANELGITLRFEGKAEAEKAIVAKIEGDRAPALKVGDVIVQIDPHYYRPTEVETLLGDPTKAKEKLGWVPEITLDQMISEMVAYDLEKAKQHALLKKHGYAVAVGKEK, from the coding sequence ATGAGTAAAAATCAAGCCAAAGTTGCTTTAATTACCGGAATCACTGGTCAAGACGGCTCTTACCTTGCAGAATTTCTATTAGAGAAGGGCTATGTGGTGCATGGCATTAAGCGCCGCGCTTCACTCTTTAATACCGAGCGTATTGATCACCTCTATGAAGACCCACATGTCAATCATCCTCATTTGATTCTCCACTATGGGGATTTAACGGACACCAGTAATTTGGTGCGCATTATTCAGCAAACCCAACCCGATGAAATTTATAACCTAGGTGCGCAAAGCCATGTGGCGGTCTCCTTTGAGTCCCCCGAATACACGGCCGATGTGGATGCGATTGGGGCGCTTCGCATGCTCGAAGCAATTCGTATTTTGGGCTTAGAGAAGAAAACCCGCTTTTATCAAGCATCGACTTCTGAGCTCTATGGTTTGGTACAAGAGATTCCCCAAAAGGAAACGACCCCTTTTTATCCCAGAAGCCCGTATGCAGTCGCGAAACTCTATGCCTACTGGATTACCGTGAACTATCGTGAAGCCTATGGCATGTATGCGTGTAACGGCATTCTCTTTAACCATGAATCCAAACGCCGCGGCGAGACCTTTGTAACACGCAAAGTCACCCGGGGCCTTGCGAATATCGCCCAAGGCTTAGAGAAATGCCTCTACATGGGTAATATCGATGCGCTTCGCGATTGGGGTCACGCCAAAGACTACGTACGCATGCAGTGGTTGATGCTCCAACAAGATAAGCCAGAGGATTTTGTAATTGCGACTGGCGTGCAATATACGGTTCGTGAGTTCATTCAAAAGAGCGCCAACGAGTTAGGAATCACACTCAGATTTGAAGGTAAAGCGGAGGCCGAGAAGGCGATTGTGGCAAAGATTGAGGGAGATAGGGCGCCTGCGCTCAAAGTGGGTGATGTGATTGTGCAAATCGATCCCCATTACTACCGTCCTACCGAAGTCGAGACTCTCCTGGGTGATCCCACCAAGGCCAAAGAGAAGCTCGGTTGGGTCCCTGAAATTACTTTGGATCAAATGATTTCTGAGATGGTGGCTTACGATCTTGAAAAAGCCAAGCAGCATGCGCTATTAAAAAAGCATGGCTATGCGGTGGCAGTGGGCAAGGAAAAGTAA
- the fcl gene encoding GDP-L-fucose synthase codes for MANDLQQKIYIAGHRGMVGSAIARELERQGYTNLIYRTHQELDLTNQAAVRHFFETEKPDQVYLAAAKVGGIYANNTYPAQFIYENLMVQNNVIHQAFVSGVKKLLFLGSSCIYPKLAPQPMAEDVLLTGKLEPTNEPYAIAKIAGIKMCESYNRQYGKSHGVDYRSVMPTNLYGPGDNYHPENSHVIPALIRRFHEAKINRSPEVTIWGTGTPKREFLYVDDMAAASVFVMQLDPLAYEAQTETMQSHINVGFGSDITIAQLADAIAKATGYQGQITFDPTKPDGSPRKLMDSKRLNRLGWSPKVGLEEGLATAYDEYVKLDLRK; via the coding sequence TTGGCAAACGATCTTCAGCAAAAAATCTACATCGCGGGCCACCGGGGTATGGTCGGATCAGCCATTGCGCGCGAGTTAGAGCGCCAAGGGTATACCAATCTGATTTATCGCACACACCAAGAATTGGACCTTACCAATCAAGCCGCGGTTCGTCATTTTTTTGAGACCGAAAAACCCGATCAGGTGTATTTAGCCGCAGCCAAGGTAGGCGGGATTTATGCCAATAACACCTATCCTGCGCAATTTATTTATGAGAACCTGATGGTGCAAAACAACGTAATTCATCAGGCGTTTGTGAGCGGCGTTAAAAAACTCTTGTTTTTAGGCTCAAGCTGTATTTATCCCAAGTTAGCCCCGCAACCCATGGCGGAGGATGTACTCTTGACTGGGAAGCTCGAGCCCACTAATGAACCCTATGCGATTGCCAAAATTGCAGGAATCAAAATGTGCGAAAGTTATAACCGCCAATACGGCAAAAGTCATGGGGTGGACTATCGCTCGGTGATGCCAACCAATCTGTATGGCCCAGGGGATAATTACCATCCCGAAAATAGCCACGTGATTCCGGCACTCATTCGGCGTTTTCATGAGGCGAAGATCAATCGCTCACCCGAGGTCACGATTTGGGGAACTGGTACTCCTAAGCGTGAATTTTTATATGTCGATGATATGGCTGCTGCCAGCGTGTTTGTCATGCAGCTCGATCCACTAGCCTATGAGGCGCAAACTGAAACCATGCAAAGCCATATCAATGTGGGTTTTGGTAGCGATATCACCATTGCACAATTAGCCGATGCGATTGCCAAAGCAACTGGCTATCAAGGTCAGATTACCTTTGATCCGACAAAACCGGATGGATCGCCGCGCAAACTCATGGACTCTAAACGATTAAACCGTCTAGGGTGGAGCCCTAAGGTTGGGTTGGAAGAGGGTCTGGCCACTGCTTATGACGAGTACGTGAAGCTGGATTTACGAAAATAG
- a CDS encoding Wzz/FepE/Etk N-terminal domain-containing protein, whose amino-acid sequence MSNLSKVNETDLSESEISLLDIIEFIQESWKTIVGFIILGIAGAALFFWVVPKQYEASAQIKMAQIANVNNNNNNINPLGINVEEPQALIARMALPTSYPKETIALCGLTDEKDADAQLAKKVKLSIPRGVGGTVDLKVRDASKEITQTCANAVYQLIKTSQAQLVAPYIDEASKKLKIEEERLARATQVIAKADKSGAAVSAAYLATRDEIRYLLDQISNLQSIITGNESRAAHLTAPIYLKDGPVFPQKRNSLLIGLLLGGFLGLMLALARKWYRSNRAVLN is encoded by the coding sequence GTGAGTAATCTTTCAAAAGTAAATGAAACTGATTTATCCGAGTCGGAGATTTCTCTTCTCGACATCATTGAGTTCATCCAAGAGTCCTGGAAAACCATTGTCGGCTTCATAATCCTCGGTATCGCTGGTGCCGCCCTTTTCTTTTGGGTGGTCCCTAAGCAGTACGAAGCTAGCGCTCAAATCAAGATGGCGCAGATCGCAAACGTCAACAACAACAACAACAACATTAACCCCCTGGGCATCAATGTCGAGGAGCCCCAGGCGTTGATTGCCCGCATGGCGCTGCCGACCTCCTACCCTAAGGAGACCATCGCGCTCTGCGGCCTGACAGACGAAAAGGACGCCGACGCCCAACTTGCAAAAAAAGTGAAGCTCAGCATCCCCAGGGGGGTGGGCGGGACCGTGGACCTTAAGGTTCGTGACGCCTCCAAAGAGATCACGCAGACCTGCGCAAATGCCGTCTACCAGCTCATCAAGACGAGCCAGGCCCAGCTAGTCGCCCCCTACATCGACGAGGCCAGCAAAAAATTGAAGATCGAGGAGGAGCGCCTAGCCCGCGCCACCCAGGTGATCGCCAAGGCTGATAAATCAGGCGCGGCCGTGAGTGCTGCCTACCTCGCCACCCGCGACGAGATCCGCTACCTGCTCGATCAGATCTCGAACCTGCAAAGCATCATTACCGGCAACGAAAGCCGCGCCGCCCACCTCACCGCACCGATCTACCTAAAGGATGGGCCGGTCTTCCCCCAAAAGCGCAATAGCCTATTAATTGGCCTGCTGCTCGGGGGCTTTCTAGGTCTGATGTTGGCCCTAGCACGCAAGTGGTACCGATCGAACCGCGCGGTCCTTAATTGA
- a CDS encoding MarR family EPS-associated transcriptional regulator, translated as MTAAATNYSQEVPVQPTQQLPAEESLHSTTGSEVQLRLLSLLEQNPAWTQRQLADALGVSLGKTNYCLRALREKGLVKWGNFSQNPDKLQYIYLLTPKGVIQKLQLTTHFLQRKEREFEELRSEIARLRAQLVNSNSDHVALALPVESPLLSASTPVGQAT; from the coding sequence ATGACCGCAGCCGCCACCAATTATTCCCAAGAAGTACCTGTGCAGCCTACACAACAGTTGCCGGCGGAGGAGTCATTGCATTCAACCACGGGCTCCGAAGTCCAACTCAGGCTCCTTAGCCTCCTCGAGCAAAACCCTGCCTGGACCCAACGCCAATTGGCTGACGCCCTAGGGGTGAGCCTCGGTAAGACCAACTACTGCCTGCGCGCCTTAAGGGAAAAGGGCCTCGTCAAGTGGGGTAACTTCTCGCAAAATCCCGATAAGCTCCAGTACATTTACCTTCTAACCCCCAAGGGCGTCATTCAAAAGCTGCAGCTGACCACCCACTTTTTGCAGCGCAAGGAGCGCGAGTTCGAAGAGCTGCGTAGCGAGATCGCTCGCCTGCGTGCGCAGTTGGTCAACAGTAATTCAGACCACGTTGCCTTAGCACTGCCAGTCGAAAGTCCTCTGCTTAGCGCGAGTACTCCAGTGGGGCAAGCCACATGA
- a CDS encoding flippase yields the protein MGKFRFHIKRYSQFSVLLRKIFKEADVVLPIMHNSAWLFLDKFLRLGLGTIIGAWIARYLGPAQYGELAFVIAYITIFQAIANLGLDGIVVRDISQYKSRANILLGTTFVLRLWAGILCWIGAVIAMAWANGFYDLSVKLTILIGGALVFQAADTVDLWFQSQSQSKRTVIAKFLAYLVSNGVKVVLILIKAPIEAFAVVIVLEGIIAAIGLSVAYKKFPCEKKWEEVRSLGFKLIQESWPFIIGGISIMVYMRVDQIMIKEMLGARQLGIYAAVLPLATLWQVFPVILNLSLAPYVARKKAESEAAYWGALEGIFKLYSFIGWLACIVTLLFGGSVIQLLYGVDYQEGVIVLAIYVFTNLFINMGMAQVLWMLNEQKSLISLLNTLVGAIVCIAGNYFVIPLFGISGVAFVAVLSTLSSAVLTNLMFSRRIFFVQINSLITPRLKF from the coding sequence ATGGGTAAATTTCGGTTTCATATAAAAAGATATTCTCAATTCAGCGTGTTGCTGCGTAAAATTTTTAAAGAGGCTGATGTTGTGCTGCCAATAATGCACAATAGTGCTTGGCTTTTTTTGGACAAGTTTCTTCGGTTGGGCTTGGGGACCATAATAGGCGCATGGATCGCCCGATATCTAGGGCCAGCCCAGTATGGAGAATTAGCATTTGTAATTGCTTATATAACAATATTCCAGGCAATTGCTAATTTAGGTTTGGATGGCATAGTGGTTCGGGATATTAGTCAATATAAAAGCAGGGCTAATATCTTGCTTGGAACTACCTTCGTCTTGCGTCTTTGGGCTGGCATTCTTTGTTGGATTGGGGCGGTTATTGCCATGGCTTGGGCAAATGGTTTTTATGACCTAAGTGTGAAGTTGACCATTTTGATTGGTGGTGCTTTGGTTTTTCAGGCTGCCGATACTGTTGACTTGTGGTTCCAAAGCCAAAGCCAAAGTAAGAGAACTGTGATTGCCAAGTTTTTGGCTTATCTGGTTTCAAATGGTGTCAAAGTTGTACTTATTCTAATTAAAGCTCCAATCGAAGCTTTTGCAGTAGTTATAGTACTAGAGGGAATAATTGCTGCAATTGGATTATCGGTCGCATACAAAAAATTTCCTTGCGAAAAAAAATGGGAAGAAGTAAGAAGTCTTGGGTTTAAATTGATTCAAGAGAGCTGGCCATTTATTATTGGCGGGATTTCGATAATGGTTTACATGCGCGTAGATCAAATTATGATTAAAGAAATGCTCGGCGCTCGTCAGTTGGGTATTTATGCTGCAGTACTACCGCTTGCCACACTGTGGCAAGTTTTCCCAGTAATCTTGAATTTGAGCTTGGCGCCGTATGTTGCTCGAAAAAAGGCTGAAAGTGAAGCTGCTTATTGGGGTGCTTTGGAGGGAATTTTTAAACTATATAGTTTTATTGGTTGGTTGGCATGTATCGTAACTTTGCTCTTTGGCGGTTCGGTTATTCAACTCCTTTACGGAGTAGATTACCAAGAAGGGGTTATTGTTTTAGCTATATATGTCTTCACAAATCTTTTTATTAATATGGGTATGGCTCAAGTTCTTTGGATGCTTAATGAACAAAAGTCGCTAATCAGTCTTTTGAATACTTTAGTAGGTGCTATAGTGTGTATTGCAGGAAACTATTTCGTTATTCCACTCTTTGGAATATCGGGAGTTGCATTTGTAGCCGTATTATCTACTTTAAGTTCAGCGGTACTGACAAATTTAATGTTTTCCAGACGCATATTCTTTGTTCAAATTAATAGTTTGATAACTCCACGTTTAAAATTTTAA